In Humulus lupulus chromosome 7, drHumLupu1.1, whole genome shotgun sequence, the following are encoded in one genomic region:
- the LOC133790358 gene encoding linoleate 13S-lipoxygenase 2-1, chloroplastic-like: MYLKPQVQESQSAQTLLYSLSKPCIHGGHGGNNISSFPVCIRPSIILPYNNNDKKKKHRKVGLGFISGNVLRAVSKDNNDYINVAVQKSIRVKVVVTVHSTVGGILSNLGLNRGLDDTQDLLGKTLLLQLVSSHLDPDTGLEKTTINRYAHRTGLWNNEGLQYEADLNVSMDFGMVGAILVENEHHKEMFIKNIVIEGFPDGPVNVNCNSWVHSKFDNRQKRIFFINKSYLPSQTPSGLRRLREEELESLRGNGKGERKSFERVYDYDVYNDLGNPDKSDDLKRPVLGGKDRPYPRRCRTGRPRTKKDPLSEQTSRSVYVPRDEAFSEIKQLTFQAKTIYSGLHALVPSLQTILTDSSLGFPYFRAIDSLFDDGLKLPPTTNKGLLKNILPRLVKTVSDANEALQFEIPEPMDRDKFFWFRDEEFGRQTLAGLNPYSIQLVKEWPLKSKLDPEIYGPPESAITTELIEREIKGFMTVDEAIREKKLFILDYHDLLLPYVKKVREIKGTTLYGSRTLFFLTLEGTLRPLAIELTRPPMDGKPQWKEVFSPSWHATGVWLWRFAKAHALAHDSGYHQLVSHWLRTHCATEPYIIATYRQLSAMHPIYRLIHPHFRFTMEINALAREALVNAGGIIESSFSPGKYANELCADAYDKQWRFDQEALPADLIKRGMAVEDPSAPHGLKLTIEDYPFANDGLALWDIIKQWVTDYVNYYYPEPTLVESDQELQSWWTEIRTVGHGDKKDEPWWPVLKTPNDLIGIITTIVWVTSGHHAAVNFGQYTYAGYFPNRPTIARTNMPTEDASEEYLEKFWAKPEEALMQCFPSQIQATTIMAVLDILSNHSPDEEYLGEKIEPSWEENDVIKAAFERFNGRLKELEGIIDERNTNKNLRNRCGVGVVPYQLLKPFSEPGVTSKGVPYSISI; this comes from the exons atgtaCTTGAAGCCCCAAGTTCAAGAATCACAGTCAGCCCAAACCCTTCTCTACTCGTTGTCGAAGCCATGCATCCATGGCGGCCATGGGGGGAATAATATTTCTTCGTTTCCAGTCTGTATAAGGCCATCCATTATATTGccttataataataatgataagaaGAAGAAGCACAGAAAGGTTGGCCTTGGTTTCATTTCTGGCAACGTATTAAGAGCTGTTTCAAAAGATAATAATGACTACATCAACGTCGCTGTCCAGAAGTCCATTAGGGTTAAAGTTGTTGTGACCGTTCACTCTACTGTGGGGGGCATTTTGTCTAACCTTGGTTTGAACCGAGGACTCGATGATACTCAAGATTTGCTCGGCAAAACACTCCTTCTTCAGCTTGTTAGCTCTCATCTTGATCCtg ACACTGGATTAGAGAAGACAACAATTAACAGGTATGCACATAGAACTGGCCTATGGAATAACGAAGGGCTTCAATACGAAGCAGATTTGAATGTTTCGATGGATTTTGGAATGGTTGGTGCGATTCTGGTCGAGAATGAGCATCACAAAGAAATGTTCATAAAGAACATTGTTATTGAGGGTTTTCCTGATGGTCCTGTTAATGTTAACTGTAATTCTTGGGTACATTCTAAGTTCGACAATCGTCAAAAGAGAATCTTCTTCATAAATAAG TCATATTTGCCATCTCAAACCCCAAGTGGGCTAAGGAGGTTAAGAGAAGAAGAATTGGAGAGCCTAAGAGGGAATGGGAAAGGAGAACGGAAAAGCTTCGAAAGGGTTTATGATTACGATGTATACAATGATCTTGGTAATCCTGATAAGAGTGACGATCTCAAAAGACCTGTTCTTGGTGGTAAAGATCGTCCTTATCCAAGACGTTGTAGGACCGGGCGTCCTCGCACTAAGAAAG ATCCATTGTCGGAGCAAACGAGCAGAAGTGTATATGTCCCTCGAGACGAAGCCTTCTCAGAAATAAAGCAACTGACATTTCAAGCAAAGACAATATATTCAGGGCTACATGCGTTGGTGCCTTCTCTCCAAACAATCTTAACTGATTCTTCACTTGGTTTCCCTTACTTTAGGGCTATAGATTCTCTCTTCGACGATGGTCTCAAACTACCTCCCACTACGAACAAGGGACTTCTCAAGAATATTCTACCTCGACTAGTCAAGACTGTCTCTGATGCAAATGAGGCTTTGCAATTTGAGATCCCAGAACCAATGGATA GGGACAAATTCTTTTGGTTTAGGGATGAGGAATTTGGTAGACAGACACTTGCAGGTCTCAATCCATATAGCATTCAATTAGTCAAG gaaTGGCCACTGAAGAGTAAACTTGATCCTGAGATCTATGGTCCACCAGAATCAGCAATCACCACAGAACTGATTGAGCGTGAAATAAAAGGATTCATGACTGTTGATGAg GCTATAAGAGAAAAGAAATTGTTTATTTTAGATTACCATGATTTGCTATTACCATATGTAAAGAAAGTAAGAGAAATCAAAGGAACAACATTATATGGATCGAGAACGTTGTTTTTTCTAACTTTGGAAGGAACACTAAGGCCATTGGCCATTGAGTTGACTCGACCACCAATGGATGGAAAGCCACAGTGGAAGGAAGTCTTCTCTCCTTCTTGGCATGCCACTGGTGTCTGGCTATGGAGGTTTGCCAAAGCTCATGCCCTTGCTCACgattctggttatcaccaactcgtTAGTCACTG GCTAAGAACACATTGTGCCACTGAGCCATATATAATAGCAACATACAGGCAGCTTAGTGCAATGCACCCAATTTATAGATTGATACACCCACATTTTCGATTCACAATGGAGATTAATGCTCTTGCTCGAGAGGCACTAGTAAATGCTGGAGGCATCATTGAATCTTCATTCTCTCCTGGAAAATATGCCAATGAGCTATGTGCTGATGCTTATGACAAGCAATGGCGATTTGATCAAGAAGCCTTGCCAGCTGATCTTATCAAGAG GGGAATGGCTGTGGAGGATCCAAGCGCTCCGCATGGTCTAAAATTAACAATCGAAGACTACCCTTTTGCCAACGATGGTCTAGCTCTTTGGGATATAATCAAACAATGGGTCACTGACTATGTCAACTATTACTATCCTGAACCAACCCTAGTTGAGTCTGATCAAGAGCTCCAATCATGGTGGACAGAAATCAGAACCGTAGGTCATGGAGACAAAAAGGACGAGCCATGGTGGCCAGTCTTGAAGACGCCAAACGACTTAATAGGGATCATAACGACAATTGTTTGGGTGACTTCTGGCCACCATGCAGCCGTAAACTTTGGACAATATACGTACGCAGGATATTTCCCTAATAGGCCAACAATTGCTAGAACCAACATGCCAACAGAGGATGCTAGCGAAGAATATTTGGAGAAATTTTGGGCTAAGCCGGAGGAAGCACTCATGCAGTGCTTTCCTTCGCAGATTCAGGCAACGACAATAATGGCAGTGCTGGATATACTGTCGAATCATTCGCCGGATGAGGAGTATCTTGGGGAGAAGATAGAGCCTTCGTGGGAAGAAAATGATGTTATTAAAGCGGCTTTTGAGAGATTCAATGGGAGGTTAAAAGAGTTGGAAGGGATTATTGATGAAAGAAACACCAACAAGAATTTGAGGAATAGGTGTGGAGTTGGGGTTGTGCCTTATCAGCTTTTGAAACCCTTTTCGGAGCCTGGTGTCACTAGCAAAGGTGTTCCATATAGTATTTCCATTTGA